The genomic DNA GTTGCGCCAAATTTGGCGCAACCTCCATTATTTTTACATGACACTGATTACAGCAGTTAGAACGACTGAGCCGATTGTCAAAATCAACATTGTCCAAATCACT from Enterococcus mundtii includes the following:
- a CDS encoding DUF4044 domain-containing protein — encoded protein: MREKKQTSTFAKVTKLVIWTMLILTIGSVVLTAVISVM